A window of Actinobacillus suis ATCC 33415 contains these coding sequences:
- a CDS encoding YcbK family protein — protein MNQTNVQRRKWLSLGGLVLGASLLPGKVMAALSTPAPLALRFRNINTGDTYAAKFHGGHLSVADLHQLNHLMRDRHTNQIKRIDPMLFVKLNQIQQRLGFRNAEIQVLSGYRSAKTNARMHRTQRGVASNSYHIRGQAVDFRVSGVPLAKVRAAAESLHNGGVGYYPRSNFVHVDTGPVRTWRG, from the coding sequence ATGAATCAAACTAATGTTCAACGCCGTAAGTGGTTGTCACTCGGTGGTCTTGTTTTAGGGGCAAGTTTATTGCCAGGTAAAGTGATGGCAGCACTTTCGACACCTGCTCCGTTAGCGTTACGCTTCCGAAATATTAATACCGGTGATACTTATGCTGCCAAATTTCATGGTGGGCATTTGTCTGTAGCGGATTTACATCAATTAAATCACTTAATGCGTGACCGACACACAAACCAAATTAAACGCATTGACCCAATGTTATTCGTGAAATTAAATCAAATTCAGCAACGTTTAGGTTTCCGTAACGCAGAAATTCAAGTATTAAGTGGCTATCGTTCGGCGAAAACAAACGCAAGAATGCATCGAACACAACGTGGTGTGGCAAGTAATAGCTACCATATTCGTGGCCAAGCGGTGGATTTTCGAGTATCAGGTGTTCCGCTCGCTAAAGTAAGAGCAGCAGCAGAAAGTTTGCATAATGGTGGTGTAGGTTATTATCCTCGCAGTAATTTTGTTCATGTAGATACCGGTCCTGTTCGTACGTGGCGTGGTTAA
- a CDS encoding metal ABC transporter permease, whose translation MNELVLWFIEPFEFEFMQTALFTAVLVASVCAVLSCYLILKGWSLMGDAISHAVLPGVVVSNLLGFPLAIGAFVSGLFCAISVGYLKENSRLKEDTIMGIMFAGLFALGIVLFTALPTEQHLTHLLFGNLLGVTQAELIQTMIICAVTFSIIIFKRKDFLLYCFDSSHAKVIGLPVKWLHYGLLALLALTIISAMQVVGVILVVAMLIAPGITAYQLSNRFDYMLVIAMTIAISSSVFGTILSYHIDAATGPTIILIQSSLFVLALCFSRLKTHKR comes from the coding sequence ATGAATGAGTTAGTGCTATGGTTCATTGAGCCTTTTGAATTTGAATTTATGCAAACCGCTTTGTTTACTGCGGTATTAGTCGCTTCTGTTTGTGCGGTATTGTCTTGTTATTTGATTTTAAAAGGCTGGTCATTGATGGGCGATGCGATTTCTCATGCGGTATTACCGGGGGTGGTCGTATCTAACTTATTAGGCTTCCCTTTAGCCATCGGAGCATTTGTCTCTGGGCTATTTTGTGCAATTTCCGTCGGTTATCTTAAAGAAAACTCTCGTTTAAAAGAAGATACCATTATGGGCATTATGTTTGCCGGCTTATTTGCGCTCGGTATTGTACTTTTTACCGCACTACCGACCGAACAGCACCTTACCCACTTATTATTCGGCAATTTGCTTGGTGTGACTCAAGCCGAATTAATTCAAACCATGATTATTTGTGCGGTAACTTTTAGCATCATTATCTTTAAACGCAAAGACTTCTTGCTCTATTGCTTCGATAGTAGCCACGCTAAAGTTATCGGTTTACCGGTCAAATGGTTACACTACGGACTACTTGCGCTCTTAGCGTTAACTATCATCAGCGCAATGCAAGTTGTAGGTGTCATTCTGGTTGTTGCAATGTTAATTGCCCCGGGAATTACCGCCTACCAACTGTCAAACCGCTTTGATTATATGTTAGTCATCGCAATGACTATTGCCATCAGTTCATCTGTTTTTGGTACGATATTGAGCTATCATATTGATGCAGCAACGGGCCCGACAATTATTCTCATTCAGTCTAGTCTTTTTGTTTTAGCTCTATGTTTCAGCCGTTTAAAGACTCACAAGCGGTAA
- the rsgA gene encoding small ribosomal subunit biogenesis GTPase RsgA → MSKRRLTQNQQRRIKSNHHKKIAKPELEWQDEMLGEVQQGIVVTRHAKHADVETAQGEIYRCNLRRTLKNVVVGDQVSWRQGSEQLQGISGVIEAIYPRKNELSRPDYYDGIKVMAANIDQIIIVSAVLPTLSLNIIDRYLVICETANIPALIVLNKIDLLSETERQEVQKQLAIYENIGYETLCLSADTGENMDKLDRYLSRGTSIFVGQSGVGKSSLINQLLPEVNALTGAVSDISGLGQHTTTSSRLYHLPQGGNLIDSPGIREFGLWHLEPEQITLGYREFQSVLGTCKFRDCKHKSDPGCAIREAVEKGEINAIRFENYHRLIESRDETKSQRHFRTEE, encoded by the coding sequence TTGAGTAAACGCAGACTTACCCAAAACCAACAACGCAGAATAAAATCCAATCATCATAAAAAAATCGCAAAACCCGAATTAGAATGGCAAGACGAAATGCTTGGTGAAGTTCAGCAAGGTATTGTGGTTACCCGCCACGCAAAACACGCTGATGTCGAAACAGCACAAGGCGAAATTTATCGCTGTAACCTTCGCCGTACTTTAAAAAATGTTGTCGTTGGCGATCAAGTATCTTGGCGCCAAGGTAGTGAGCAATTGCAAGGTATCAGCGGTGTTATTGAGGCGATTTATCCTCGCAAAAACGAGTTAAGTCGCCCTGATTATTATGACGGCATCAAAGTGATGGCAGCGAATATCGATCAAATCATTATTGTTTCGGCCGTATTGCCAACCCTTTCATTAAACATTATCGATCGCTACTTGGTGATTTGCGAGACGGCTAACATTCCTGCACTTATCGTGTTAAATAAAATTGACTTACTTTCGGAAACAGAGCGACAAGAAGTACAGAAGCAATTAGCGATTTATGAAAATATCGGTTACGAAACCCTTTGTCTGTCTGCAGACACCGGTGAAAACATGGATAAATTAGACCGCTATTTATCACGAGGCACTTCAATTTTCGTTGGTCAATCCGGGGTAGGAAAGTCGAGTCTTATCAACCAATTATTACCGGAAGTAAATGCGTTAACCGGAGCAGTGAGTGATATTTCGGGGTTAGGCCAGCATACAACTACATCTTCTCGTTTATACCATTTACCGCAAGGGGGCAATTTAATTGACTCGCCGGGCATTCGTGAATTTGGTTTATGGCATTTAGAGCCGGAGCAAATCACGCTTGGTTACCGTGAATTTCAATCGGTATTAGGTACGTGTAAATTCCGAGATTGTAAACATAAATCGGATCCGGGCTGTGCGATAAGAGAAGCGGTCGAAAAAGGCGAAATTAATGCAATTCGCTTTGAAAACTATCATCGCTTAATTGAAAGCCGTGATGAAACCAAAAGTCAGCGTCATTTTAGAACAGAAGAATAA
- a CDS encoding L,D-transpeptidase family protein: MNKVQTFKLLPALMLSSMAMAETAPVATGVSEQSATVVSVGQSNVAAAPIAQDAILPQLSFAAQQARAAELAKRADYVFEQEQIRQEEARKLAEAEAKVQQTVGANTLLLSKTTAKVYLDNAFANMWNDKAAEKQFIKEYALLAVSGVSAKSARALQQILNQPEGPARDMLLTDSFLDYLYYNKNVFKNANQWLYNLGSYTPKAPSAELVNQWVNAVQEGRSGQFIANLVPRNHIYQETAQRVLSMSASGNVKKATKAKKAKTPEATATTGNDTFYKLALNAQRLRIIPSFNNGIFVNIPSYQLFYFRDGQLALQSKVIVGRDDRRTPVMYSKLSNVVVNPPWNIPPTILTKDIIPKLARNPGFADSAGYEIFDGKGNKINPRSVNWSQYVNSKNIPYRIRQKAGDDSALGRFKFNMPSSDAIYLHDTPNRGLFGKTDRALSSGCVRVERSDDLASILLKEAGWSMDRKQKVLASQKTTSANIRSDNPVYLYYVTAWVENGKVYTLPDIYKFDTSIPKNAVNWSKVKSVI; the protein is encoded by the coding sequence ATGAATAAGGTGCAAACCTTTAAATTGTTGCCGGCGTTAATGCTTTCTAGCATGGCTATGGCGGAAACTGCTCCGGTTGCAACAGGTGTGTCTGAGCAATCAGCCACGGTTGTCTCGGTAGGGCAATCAAATGTTGCTGCAGCGCCTATTGCGCAAGATGCGATTTTACCTCAATTAAGTTTTGCGGCTCAGCAGGCTCGTGCTGCAGAATTAGCAAAACGTGCGGATTATGTATTTGAGCAAGAACAAATTCGCCAAGAAGAAGCTAGAAAGCTAGCGGAAGCAGAAGCAAAAGTACAGCAAACAGTAGGAGCTAATACATTACTGTTAAGTAAAACAACGGCTAAAGTTTATTTAGATAATGCTTTTGCGAATATGTGGAATGATAAAGCGGCAGAAAAGCAATTTATCAAAGAATATGCTTTGTTGGCTGTAAGCGGTGTATCAGCTAAATCAGCAAGAGCGTTACAACAGATACTAAATCAACCGGAAGGTCCGGCTCGAGATATGTTATTAACGGATAGTTTTTTAGATTATCTGTACTATAACAAAAACGTTTTTAAAAATGCGAACCAGTGGCTATATAACCTAGGCAGTTACACGCCGAAAGCACCGAGTGCTGAGCTGGTTAATCAATGGGTCAATGCTGTTCAAGAAGGGCGTTCAGGTCAATTTATTGCTAATTTAGTGCCTCGAAACCACATTTATCAAGAAACTGCACAACGTGTATTATCGATGTCAGCATCAGGTAATGTGAAAAAGGCAACTAAAGCCAAGAAAGCAAAAACACCTGAAGCGACAGCAACAACAGGTAATGATACGTTTTATAAACTCGCTTTAAATGCACAGCGTTTACGTATTATCCCAAGTTTTAATAACGGTATCTTCGTAAATATTCCAAGTTACCAACTATTTTACTTCCGTGATGGTCAGTTAGCGCTACAATCTAAGGTGATTGTTGGTCGTGATGACCGCCGTACACCGGTGATGTATAGCAAGCTAAGCAATGTTGTGGTTAATCCGCCTTGGAATATTCCACCGACAATTTTGACTAAAGATATTATTCCGAAGCTAGCGAGAAATCCGGGATTTGCGGATTCTGCCGGCTATGAAATTTTTGACGGAAAAGGTAATAAAATTAATCCTCGCAGCGTGAATTGGTCGCAATATGTGAATAGTAAGAATATTCCTTACCGTATTCGCCAAAAAGCAGGGGATGATAGTGCATTAGGCCGTTTTAAATTTAATATGCCAAGTTCGGATGCGATTTATCTACACGATACCCCGAATCGTGGTTTATTTGGCAAAACGGATCGAGCATTAAGTTCTGGTTGTGTGCGTGTTGAACGTTCTGATGATCTTGCAAGCATCTTATTGAAAGAAGCTGGTTGGAGTATGGACAGAAAACAAAAAGTATTAGCAAGCCAGAAAACCACCTCTGCGAATATTCGTTCGGATAATCCGGTCTATTTATACTATGTTACGGCATGGGTAGAGAACGGTAAGGTATATACATTACCTGATATCTATAAATTTGATACCTCTATTCCGAAGAATGCGGTGAATTGGAGCAAAGTTAAAAGTGTGATCTAA
- a CDS encoding metal ABC transporter permease: MLELLLEPFQYNYMQKAIFVSMGVGVVCAFLSAFLMLKGWSLIGDALSHAVVPGVAIAYALKLPYAFGAFFSGILAALSILWVKSITRIKEDAVIGFIFTTFFALGMFIVSLNPTSVDVNAIVMGNILGIADEDLWQVAIIIGLSLLGLICFWKDLLLTFFDEHHALSVGLSPLRYKILFFTLLSACVVVALQTVGAILVIAMVVTPGATAYLLTDRFSRLVTIAILIGSLSSGIGAYLSYFLNGATGGVIVCLQTFIFLLAFCFAPKYGLISQKRKRLEAINE, translated from the coding sequence ATGTTAGAACTACTACTCGAACCATTCCAATATAACTACATGCAAAAAGCGATTTTTGTCAGTATGGGCGTTGGTGTGGTTTGTGCTTTTCTCTCCGCCTTTTTAATGTTAAAAGGCTGGTCTTTAATTGGTGACGCCCTTTCACATGCCGTGGTACCGGGCGTTGCTATCGCTTATGCGTTAAAACTTCCTTATGCTTTCGGTGCATTTTTTTCCGGTATTCTTGCTGCTCTTTCGATTTTATGGGTGAAAAGTATTACTCGAATAAAAGAAGATGCGGTTATCGGCTTCATCTTTACCACATTCTTTGCACTAGGTATGTTTATTGTATCACTCAACCCGACTTCGGTTGACGTTAATGCCATCGTGATGGGGAACATTCTCGGTATTGCGGATGAAGATTTGTGGCAAGTTGCGATCATTATCGGATTATCGCTGCTTGGTCTTATCTGTTTCTGGAAAGATCTACTGCTCACCTTTTTTGATGAACATCATGCGCTGTCTGTCGGACTTTCTCCTCTTCGCTACAAAATCTTATTCTTTACCTTATTAAGTGCTTGTGTCGTGGTGGCATTGCAAACAGTCGGCGCAATCTTAGTGATTGCAATGGTCGTTACCCCAGGCGCAACCGCCTATTTACTGACAGACAGATTCTCTCGTTTAGTCACTATCGCGATTCTTATCGGTAGCCTCAGCAGCGGGATCGGTGCCTATCTCAGTTATTTTTTAAATGGTGCGACCGGTGGTGTGATTGTTTGCTTACAGACCTTTATCTTTTTACTGGCTTTTTGCTTTGCGCCTAAATACGGTTTGATTAGCCAAAAACGTAAGCGTTTGGAGGCTATCAATGAATGA
- the hinT gene encoding purine nucleoside phosphoramidase — MTKNYEETIFSKIIRKEIPASIVYQDELVTAFRDISPQAPTHILIVPNKLIPTVNHVEAEDELALGRLFTAAAKIAKEEGIAEDGYRLIMNCNVHGGQEVFHIHMHLVGGEPLGKMLSNK; from the coding sequence ATGACTAAAAACTACGAAGAAACTATTTTCAGTAAAATCATTCGCAAAGAAATTCCCGCTTCAATCGTGTATCAAGACGAATTAGTCACTGCATTTCGTGATATTTCACCGCAAGCACCGACTCACATTCTCATCGTGCCGAATAAGTTAATTCCAACCGTAAACCATGTAGAAGCGGAAGACGAATTAGCATTGGGTCGCTTATTTACCGCAGCGGCGAAAATTGCAAAAGAAGAAGGTATCGCAGAAGATGGTTATCGTCTAATTATGAACTGTAATGTACATGGTGGTCAGGAAGTGTTCCATATTCATATGCATTTAGTGGGTGGTGAACCTTTAGGCAAAATGTTAAGCAATAAATAG
- the rnhB gene encoding ribonuclease HII — protein sequence MSTNFIYPNAHLIAGVDEVGRGPLVGAVVTAAVILDPNNPIEGLADSKKLSEKKRLLLAEEIKAKALCWSLGRAEPEEIDQLNILHATMLAMQRAVAGLNIQPDFVLVDGNRIPTLPMPAQAVIKGDSLVAEISAASILAKVARDQEMDELDKQYPEYGFAKHKGYPTKLHFEKLEQFGATPFHRKSFAPVKKILGL from the coding sequence ATGAGTACAAATTTCATTTATCCTAATGCCCACTTGATCGCAGGTGTGGACGAAGTCGGTAGAGGCCCGTTAGTCGGCGCAGTGGTAACTGCTGCCGTTATTTTAGATCCGAATAATCCGATTGAAGGATTAGCCGATTCTAAAAAACTGTCGGAGAAGAAGCGTTTGCTTTTAGCGGAGGAAATTAAAGCAAAAGCGCTTTGCTGGTCTTTAGGGCGAGCCGAACCAGAAGAAATCGATCAGTTGAATATCTTACACGCAACGATGCTTGCTATGCAGCGAGCGGTTGCCGGATTAAATATTCAGCCCGATTTTGTGTTGGTTGACGGCAATCGTATTCCAACTTTACCGATGCCAGCACAAGCGGTCATAAAAGGAGATAGTTTAGTTGCCGAGATCAGTGCCGCTTCGATTTTAGCTAAAGTTGCACGTGATCAGGAAATGGATGAATTAGATAAGCAATATCCGGAATACGGTTTTGCAAAACATAAAGGCTATCCGACTAAACTACATTTTGAAAAACTGGAACAATTTGGGGCAACCCCTTTTCACCGAAAGAGCTTCGCCCCAGTGAAGAAAATCTTAGGTTTATAA
- a CDS encoding MBL fold metallo-hydrolase: MFNLQIIPVSAFQQNCSIIWDDNKNAAIIDAGDSADKIIQFVESQNLKVRKLLLTHGHLDHIMAVEKVRDHFGVEVYGSHIDDKPLFEQLPQMCEMFGLPPVKAFLPDYWLNENDVVEVGSLRFSVRHLPGHAPGHIGFFDFENKIAFSGDVLFKDSIGRTDLYMGNLDVLLNTIRTKMFDLDDDFIVVAGHGPHTTIGREKLHNPFLK, from the coding sequence ATGTTTAATTTACAAATTATCCCGGTAAGTGCCTTTCAGCAAAACTGCAGTATTATTTGGGATGATAATAAAAATGCCGCTATTATTGATGCTGGCGATAGTGCAGATAAAATCATTCAGTTTGTTGAATCACAAAATCTAAAAGTACGAAAGTTATTACTCACCCATGGTCATTTAGATCATATTATGGCGGTTGAAAAAGTCAGAGATCATTTTGGTGTGGAAGTATATGGTTCTCATATTGATGATAAGCCGCTATTTGAGCAGTTGCCTCAAATGTGTGAAATGTTTGGTCTTCCGCCGGTTAAAGCATTTTTACCGGATTATTGGTTAAATGAAAATGATGTAGTTGAAGTAGGTTCGTTACGTTTTAGCGTTCGTCATTTGCCAGGGCATGCACCGGGACATATCGGTTTTTTTGATTTTGAAAATAAAATCGCTTTTAGTGGTGATGTGTTATTTAAAGACAGTATTGGACGTACTGACCTTTATATGGGCAATTTAGACGTGTTACTCAATACGATTCGTACCAAAATGTTTGATTTGGATGATGATTTTATTGTCGTTGCTGGACACGGCCCTCATACCACAATTGGACGTGAGAAACTGCACAATCCATTCTTAAAATAG
- the prc gene encoding carboxy terminal-processing peptidase, with product MKINKLSRLIAVCLGSMISTAFAVEPQIKESALVTPKPTEQHSLSTKRVTARLTQSHYHKFKLDDEFANKIFNRYIDWLDGSHNTFLQSEIDAMRAKYATKLDEELYEGKLDSAFEIYDLMTKRRYERYKYALSLLDKEPDLKAADQIENERDKAPFPTTTEDANKLWEQRVKNDIISLYLKDKKWPEIKKTLTKRYNLAIKRLTQVKADDILQTYLNAFAREIDPHTSYLSPRAAKAFQESMNLSLEGIGATLAMEDDVTSIKSLVPGAPAARSKKIAVGDKIVGVGQEKGEIEDVIGWRLDDVVDKIKGKKGSKVRLEIEPEKGGKTKIITLTRDKVRLEDSAAKLTVEKIAGKNIAVIKISTFYIGLTNDVRKLLDDMKTKKADGLIIDLRENGGGSLTEVVELTGLFIKDGPVVQVRDAFNRIKVHEDPEADKSLYDGKIMVMINRHSASASEIFAAAMQDYNRAIIVGQQTFGKGTVQQSRSLNFVYDLDQEPLGFIQYTIQKFYRIDGGSTQLKGVEADIKFPEVINAEKTGESFEDNALPWDKIPAATYQAAGHARDAVSTLTAKHEARIAKDPEFVTLNEDIAIRKERDARKFTSLNLAERQKENKSDEAKRLKDLNARFAREGKKPLKDLDALPKDYEAPDFFLKEAEKMMVDWLEIDKKS from the coding sequence ATGAAAATTAATAAACTTAGCCGACTCATTGCAGTTTGTCTTGGTTCCATGATTAGCACTGCTTTTGCAGTTGAACCACAGATTAAAGAAAGTGCATTAGTTACCCCTAAACCAACAGAGCAACATAGTCTTTCTACTAAACGAGTTACCGCACGTTTAACTCAGTCTCATTATCATAAATTTAAATTAGATGATGAGTTTGCAAACAAGATTTTTAATCGTTATATCGATTGGTTAGATGGCTCGCACAATACTTTTTTACAATCGGAAATCGATGCAATGCGTGCCAAATACGCAACAAAGCTCGATGAAGAATTGTATGAAGGTAAATTGGATTCGGCATTTGAAATCTATGATCTTATGACAAAGCGTCGCTATGAGCGCTATAAATATGCCCTTTCACTTTTAGACAAAGAGCCGGATTTAAAAGCCGCTGATCAAATTGAAAATGAGCGTGATAAAGCACCTTTCCCAACTACTACGGAAGACGCGAATAAATTATGGGAGCAGCGTGTTAAGAACGATATTATCAGTTTGTATCTTAAAGATAAAAAATGGCCGGAAATTAAAAAGACTTTAACTAAACGTTATAACTTAGCGATTAAACGTCTTACGCAAGTAAAAGCAGATGATATTTTACAAACGTATTTAAATGCATTTGCGCGTGAAATTGATCCGCATACCAGTTATTTATCACCTCGTGCAGCGAAAGCATTCCAAGAAAGCATGAATCTTTCGTTAGAAGGTATCGGTGCGACACTTGCAATGGAAGATGATGTTACTTCAATTAAATCGCTAGTGCCGGGAGCACCGGCAGCTCGCAGCAAGAAGATTGCCGTAGGAGACAAAATTGTCGGCGTGGGGCAGGAAAAAGGCGAGATTGAAGATGTTATCGGCTGGCGTTTAGATGACGTTGTTGACAAAATTAAAGGTAAAAAAGGCAGTAAGGTTCGTTTAGAAATTGAGCCGGAAAAAGGCGGGAAAACGAAAATTATTACTTTAACTCGTGATAAAGTGCGTCTAGAAGATAGTGCAGCGAAGTTAACTGTTGAGAAAATTGCAGGTAAAAACATTGCGGTTATCAAAATTTCGACATTCTATATTGGATTAACCAATGATGTACGTAAATTATTAGATGATATGAAAACCAAAAAAGCTGACGGTTTGATTATCGATTTACGTGAAAATGGTGGTGGTTCATTAACGGAAGTAGTGGAGTTGACAGGATTATTCATTAAAGATGGTCCAGTTGTTCAAGTTCGTGATGCTTTCAACCGAATCAAAGTCCATGAAGATCCGGAAGCGGATAAATCGCTTTATGACGGTAAAATTATGGTAATGATTAACCGTCATAGTGCTTCAGCATCTGAGATTTTTGCGGCGGCAATGCAAGATTACAATCGTGCAATTATTGTCGGACAACAAACCTTTGGTAAAGGAACGGTTCAACAAAGTCGTTCGTTAAACTTCGTGTACGACTTAGATCAAGAACCGCTAGGCTTTATTCAATATACGATTCAGAAATTCTATCGTATTGATGGTGGAAGCACCCAGCTAAAAGGTGTTGAAGCAGATATCAAATTCCCAGAAGTGATTAATGCGGAAAAAACTGGTGAAAGCTTTGAAGATAACGCATTACCATGGGATAAGATTCCTGCAGCAACTTATCAGGCGGCAGGGCATGCACGCGATGCGGTTTCTACTTTAACCGCTAAGCATGAAGCACGTATTGCGAAGGATCCTGAATTCGTTACTTTGAATGAGGACATTGCTATTCGTAAAGAAAGAGATGCACGTAAATTTACATCTCTTAACTTAGCGGAACGTCAAAAAGAAAATAAATCGGATGAAGCGAAACGCTTAAAAGATCTAAATGCTCGTTTTGCACGAGAAGGTAAAAAGCCGTTAAAAGATCTTGATGCGTTACCTAAAGATTACGAAGCGCCGGATTTCTTCTTGAAAGAAGCTGAGAAAATGATGGTCGATTGGCTAGAAATTGATAAGAAGTCATAA
- a CDS encoding YcfL family protein, which yields MKHLKSYWLFAIFSFFLTACGSNPQSYIKGKSEPIVNIEAQIATLVKVEAKSEMLSVTNLSEHPLNLSYKLFWYDKQGVTQNSDNVSPQPWQPLWLDSKQSQTLQLEKPTNESNNYRVYLRGSR from the coding sequence ATGAAACATTTAAAATCTTATTGGCTATTTGCAATTTTTTCGTTTTTTCTGACCGCTTGTGGCAGTAATCCGCAAAGTTATATCAAAGGGAAATCAGAACCGATTGTAAATATTGAAGCGCAAATTGCTACTCTTGTTAAAGTCGAAGCGAAAAGTGAGATGCTATCGGTAACAAATCTAAGTGAGCATCCGCTTAATTTATCTTACAAATTATTTTGGTATGATAAACAAGGCGTTACACAAAACAGTGATAATGTATCTCCTCAACCTTGGCAGCCTCTTTGGTTAGATAGCAAGCAATCTCAAACGTTACAGCTTGAGAAGCCGACTAATGAGAGCAATAACTATCGTGTCTATTTACGTGGTAGCCGATGA
- a CDS encoding choline/ethanolamine kinase family protein yields the protein MNALAWLESQQQAVIFRKNLAGLTACSQQIQLASGERFVLRQQNERATAFGINYAQEAQILHYLTRLPFTPKVYYHNENSSLLTWIEGNTPSRFSSSLLDKLASQLAELHLFPIDESLPKLDLSERCQFLWQKLSVQQQALLRFHPPFQTIQPFTQAICHHDLHLGNFLEKNDRLYLIDWEYSAVSDPALEISMLFSANAQILNEQQQAEFLRLYLQATKFDEKGFKQKMAEYHSAINQLNQLWFAILEP from the coding sequence ATGAATGCCCTCGCTTGGCTTGAGAGCCAACAACAAGCGGTCATTTTTCGCAAAAATTTAGCCGGTTTGACCGCTTGTAGCCAACAGATTCAGCTCGCTTCCGGCGAGCGATTTGTTTTACGCCAACAAAATGAGCGAGCAACAGCTTTCGGGATTAATTACGCTCAAGAAGCACAAATTTTACACTATTTAACTCGCTTACCCTTTACGCCAAAGGTCTATTACCACAATGAAAATTCCAGTTTATTGACTTGGATAGAGGGTAATACACCTAGCCGTTTTAGTTCGTCATTATTAGATAAATTGGCATCACAACTTGCCGAACTACATCTTTTTCCTATTGATGAATCACTACCAAAGCTCGATCTTTCTGAACGCTGTCAATTTTTATGGCAGAAACTCTCTGTTCAACAACAAGCACTATTGAGATTTCATCCCCCATTTCAAACGATTCAGCCTTTTACACAAGCAATCTGCCATCATGATCTGCATTTAGGTAATTTTCTTGAAAAAAATGACCGCTTGTATCTGATTGATTGGGAATATAGTGCCGTGTCGGATCCAGCATTAGAGATTTCGATGCTTTTTAGTGCGAATGCTCAGATACTCAACGAGCAACAACAAGCTGAGTTTCTTCGCTTGTATCTGCAAGCAACAAAATTTGATGAGAAAGGTTTTAAACAAAAAATGGCAGAATATCATTCTGCCATTAATCAGTTAAATCAATTATGGTTTGCGATTCTCGAACCATAA
- a CDS encoding transcriptional regulator GcvA, with protein sequence MNKKLPPLNALKAFESAARHLNFTKAADDLFVTQAAVSHQIKLLEDFLGVSLFHRRNRLLELTEIGAQYFEDIQPLLEQIASATEKVKLKNSRQILSISTTPSFGMHWLVPRLNAFHKKHPDIEVRLTTASQDEGLLGKDIDVAIYYGSGNWQNLEAIELVQARIMILASPEYLRENPISKPEDLEGKNLIHVCSHTKWKQMAEHLNLNHMDAESGPMYSTTSMGIQAAKHRQGVVVANRMLAQDEIEEGSVIEPFVTDVYDEKAFYVVYPPQMKEVAKVQHFVEWITHEIEGSYK encoded by the coding sequence ATGAATAAAAAACTTCCTCCTTTAAACGCCTTAAAAGCATTTGAATCTGCAGCTCGCCATCTTAACTTTACTAAGGCGGCAGACGATTTATTTGTCACTCAAGCGGCGGTTAGTCATCAAATTAAATTATTAGAAGATTTTTTAGGTGTATCGTTGTTTCATCGTCGTAACCGACTTCTAGAACTCACCGAAATCGGTGCGCAATATTTTGAAGATATTCAACCGCTTCTTGAACAAATTGCCAGTGCAACAGAAAAAGTAAAACTTAAAAATAGCCGCCAAATTCTTTCAATCAGTACAACGCCTTCGTTTGGAATGCACTGGTTAGTGCCTCGTCTTAATGCATTTCACAAGAAGCATCCTGATATTGAGGTTCGTTTAACAACAGCTTCACAAGATGAAGGTTTATTGGGTAAAGATATTGATGTAGCAATTTATTATGGTTCAGGTAACTGGCAAAATCTTGAGGCTATCGAACTTGTACAAGCCCGAATTATGATCTTAGCTTCACCAGAATATTTACGTGAAAACCCGATTAGTAAACCGGAAGATTTAGAAGGGAAAAATTTAATTCATGTATGTTCTCATACCAAGTGGAAACAAATGGCAGAGCATCTGAATTTAAATCATATGGATGCTGAATCCGGTCCGATGTATTCCACAACTTCGATGGGAATTCAGGCGGCAAAACATCGTCAAGGTGTTGTAGTTGCAAATAGAATGCTTGCACAAGATGAAATTGAAGAGGGGTCAGTAATTGAACCTTTCGTAACAGATGTTTATGATGAAAAAGCATTTTATGTGGTTTACCCACCGCAAATGAAAGAAGTGGCAAAGGTACAACATTTTGTCGAATGGATTACGCATGAAATAGAAGGAAGTTACAAATAG